A region from the Cryptosporangium arvum DSM 44712 genome encodes:
- a CDS encoding carbohydrate kinase family protein, whose amino-acid sequence MTVTVATIGVHVLDTHVLGIQSIPEGSEGQLVESIRISPAGTAGGTAVVLSRLGVTVRSQGAVGTDPLGDALLGALSREGVDVSGIVRTDAAQTSSSVLPVRPNGDRPAWHCIGANGVFTLDHVDRAALEGAAHLHLGGPEFLGGDAAGELLAHARGLGLSTSIDLLAPGDPGMLEWIAAALPHTDYFLPNDEQVLGFTGADDLVAGSRALLGAGAGCVATTRGKQGALVVTPDEVIEVPAFRIDVVDTTGCGDAFSAGFVLGRAQGRSLADAARLGCAAAAQVAQGVGTDAGSYDLASVEAFAASTPTW is encoded by the coding sequence ATGACCGTCACCGTCGCCACGATCGGCGTCCACGTCCTCGACACCCACGTCCTCGGCATCCAGTCGATCCCGGAGGGTTCCGAGGGGCAGTTGGTCGAGTCGATCCGCATCTCACCGGCCGGTACCGCGGGTGGCACCGCCGTGGTGCTCAGCCGGCTGGGCGTGACCGTGCGCAGCCAGGGCGCGGTCGGCACCGACCCGCTCGGCGACGCCCTGCTCGGCGCGCTGAGCCGGGAAGGCGTCGACGTCAGCGGCATCGTGCGCACCGACGCCGCGCAGACCTCCTCGTCGGTCCTCCCGGTGCGCCCCAACGGCGACCGCCCGGCCTGGCACTGCATCGGCGCCAACGGAGTGTTCACGCTCGACCACGTCGACCGGGCCGCGCTCGAGGGCGCGGCCCACCTGCACCTGGGCGGCCCGGAGTTCCTCGGCGGCGACGCCGCCGGCGAACTGCTGGCCCACGCCAGGGGCCTCGGCCTGAGCACCTCGATCGACCTGCTCGCCCCCGGCGACCCGGGGATGCTCGAGTGGATCGCGGCGGCGTTGCCGCACACCGACTACTTCCTGCCCAACGACGAGCAGGTACTCGGCTTCACCGGCGCCGACGACCTCGTCGCCGGCTCGCGGGCGCTGCTCGGAGCAGGCGCCGGCTGCGTCGCGACGACCCGGGGCAAACAGGGCGCCCTGGTCGTGACGCCCGACGAGGTGATCGAGGTGCCCGCGTTCCGGATCGACGTCGTCGACACCACCGGGTGCGGTGACGCGTTCTCGGCCGGCTTCGTGCTTGGCCGCGCCCAGGGCCGTTCGCTGGCGGACGCCGCCCGGCTCGGGTGCGCGGCGGCGGCCCAGGTCGCGCAGGGCGTCGGCACCGACGCCGGTTCCTACGACCTGGCCTCGGTGGAGGCGTTCGCGGCGTCCACACCGACGTGGTGA
- a CDS encoding TetR/AcrR family transcriptional regulator: MTDITSLRERRRLATAAEIEAAALELFACGGSEHTTVDDIAAAAGVSPRTFFRYFPTKEDAVLGVKRDFYAAVSERIPPGAIGFDDLAGATAEALESFSATFLHRMVRVRCLGEHDANLRHRALLLDAEQCRQRQRHLGGDMHARLLVETLAVALNTALDDWAIRRHHGEDADLAGVFRATCAQQRALFQLG; this comes from the coding sequence GTGACCGACATCACCAGTCTTCGGGAGCGCCGCCGGCTGGCCACCGCGGCCGAGATCGAGGCCGCGGCGCTGGAACTGTTCGCGTGCGGCGGGTCCGAACACACCACCGTCGACGACATCGCCGCGGCGGCCGGCGTCTCCCCGCGGACGTTCTTCCGCTACTTCCCCACCAAGGAGGACGCGGTCCTCGGCGTGAAGCGCGACTTCTACGCGGCGGTCAGCGAGCGCATCCCGCCCGGTGCGATCGGGTTCGACGACCTCGCCGGGGCCACCGCCGAGGCCCTGGAGTCGTTCAGCGCCACGTTCCTGCACCGGATGGTGCGGGTGCGCTGTCTCGGAGAGCACGACGCCAACCTGCGCCACCGCGCGCTGCTGCTCGACGCCGAGCAGTGCCGTCAGCGCCAGCGGCACCTCGGCGGCGACATGCACGCCCGCCTGCTCGTCGAGACCCTCGCGGTCGCCCTGAACACCGCGCTCGACGACTGGGCCATCCGCCGCCACCACGGCGAGGACGCCGACCTCGCCGGGGTCTTCCGCGCCACCTGCGCCCAGCAGAGGGCGCTGTTCCAGCTCGGATGA
- a CDS encoding CoA transferase, with protein MTLPLTGLHVVDLCTYVAGPSACMTLAQLGADVVRIDPLGGATDTRRLPLAPGGQSLYWAGLNRGKRSIEVDLRGEGGRDVVRRLLGVPGEGHGILVTNAVGQSWLRHEELLAVRPDLIQIRIGGRADGRPAVDYTVNCEVGLPWVTGPVDASAPVNHVLPAGDLITGAHAALSVVSAERLRRATGAPQYVEINLADVAVATMAHLGFVADVVVNGSQRLREGNYLYGSYGCDFATVDARRVMVVALTNRHWNALIRLTGTADVLAAMEKALGVTFAEEEARYRYRDVISALLRPWFEQRTHAEVVASLETAKVLWGDYRTIEEMTRSSDGLLAASGLFTEVDDPALGRYPVPAPVGRPTGWTPPAPAPAPAVGADTGDVLTDWLGLPPAEIEALAADGAIRR; from the coding sequence ATGACTCTTCCGCTGACCGGGCTGCACGTCGTCGACCTGTGCACCTATGTGGCCGGTCCGTCCGCGTGCATGACGCTGGCCCAGCTGGGCGCGGACGTCGTGCGGATCGACCCGCTCGGCGGTGCGACCGACACACGGCGGCTGCCGCTGGCGCCGGGCGGGCAGAGCCTGTACTGGGCCGGGCTCAACCGCGGCAAGCGCTCGATCGAGGTCGACCTGCGCGGCGAGGGCGGCCGGGACGTCGTCCGCCGGCTGCTCGGGGTGCCCGGCGAGGGGCACGGCATCCTCGTCACGAACGCGGTCGGGCAGTCGTGGCTGCGCCACGAGGAACTGCTCGCGGTCCGGCCCGATCTCATCCAGATCCGGATCGGCGGGCGGGCGGACGGACGCCCGGCGGTGGATTACACGGTCAACTGCGAGGTCGGGCTGCCGTGGGTCACCGGTCCGGTGGACGCGAGCGCGCCGGTCAACCACGTCCTGCCGGCGGGGGACCTGATCACCGGGGCGCACGCGGCGCTGTCGGTGGTGTCGGCGGAGCGGTTGCGGCGCGCGACCGGCGCGCCCCAGTACGTCGAGATCAACCTGGCCGACGTCGCCGTGGCGACGATGGCGCACCTCGGGTTCGTCGCGGACGTGGTGGTGAACGGGTCGCAGCGGCTGCGCGAGGGCAACTACCTGTACGGCTCGTACGGCTGCGACTTCGCGACCGTGGACGCGCGGCGGGTGATGGTCGTCGCGCTGACCAACCGGCACTGGAACGCGCTGATCCGGCTGACCGGCACCGCGGACGTGCTGGCCGCGATGGAGAAGGCGCTCGGTGTCACGTTCGCCGAGGAGGAGGCGCGCTACCGGTACCGGGACGTGATCTCGGCCCTGCTCCGCCCGTGGTTCGAGCAGCGGACGCACGCCGAGGTGGTGGCGTCGCTGGAGACCGCGAAGGTGCTGTGGGGTGACTACCGCACGATCGAGGAGATGACCCGGTCGTCGGACGGGCTGCTCGCGGCGAGCGGGTTGTTCACCGAGGTCGACGACCCGGCGCTGGGCCGCTACCCGGTGCCGGCGCCGGTCGGGCGGCCGACCGGGTGGACACCGCCCGCTCCGGCGCCGGCCCCCGCGGTGGGCGCCGACACCGGCGACGTGCTCACCGACTGGCTCGGTCTGCCTCCGGCCGAGATCGAGGCCCTCGCGGCGGACGGCGCCATCCGGCGCTGA
- a CDS encoding GlxA family transcriptional regulator: MSKGSCATRTVALIVDEHSNPFEVGCATEIFGISRRDAIGFEPYTLTVVTPRPGVRMRDGLFQVSAEGRLADVVSADLVIVPNRPAVELTSRPAVLRTIRRAHERGAHLIGLCTGAFTLAEAGVLDGRRATVHWQLAAEFRRRFPAVHLEPDVLFVDDGDVLTSAGSAAALDLGLHVVRRDFGAEVANHVARRLVFAAVRDGGQRQFVEQPLPPPTVNSLAPVLEWASANLHRRLAVDDLARRARLTPGTFHRRFRREVGSTPVEWLTAQRVALACRLIEQGASGVESVAHHAGLGTGANLRSVFRRHLGVTPSEYRRRFAVRPGPAQPRTNVQG; encoded by the coding sequence ATGTCGAAAGGATCCTGCGCCACGCGCACGGTGGCGCTGATCGTCGACGAGCACTCGAACCCGTTCGAGGTCGGCTGCGCGACCGAGATCTTCGGCATCAGCCGGCGCGACGCGATCGGCTTCGAGCCGTACACGCTCACGGTCGTCACCCCCCGCCCCGGTGTCCGCATGCGTGACGGGTTGTTCCAGGTCAGCGCGGAGGGACGGCTGGCCGACGTGGTCTCGGCCGACCTGGTGATCGTCCCGAACCGGCCCGCGGTGGAGCTGACGTCGAGGCCGGCGGTGCTGCGGACGATCCGGCGCGCGCACGAGCGCGGCGCCCACCTGATCGGCCTGTGCACGGGCGCGTTCACGCTGGCCGAGGCCGGGGTCCTGGACGGCAGGCGGGCGACCGTGCACTGGCAGCTGGCGGCGGAGTTCCGGCGCCGGTTCCCGGCCGTCCACCTGGAACCGGACGTGCTCTTCGTCGACGACGGGGACGTGCTGACCTCGGCGGGCAGCGCGGCGGCGCTCGACCTCGGGTTGCACGTCGTCCGCCGGGATTTCGGGGCCGAGGTCGCCAACCACGTCGCGCGCCGGCTCGTATTCGCGGCCGTGCGCGACGGTGGACAGCGGCAGTTCGTCGAGCAGCCGCTCCCGCCGCCGACGGTGAACTCGCTGGCGCCGGTGCTGGAGTGGGCGTCGGCGAACCTGCACCGGCGGCTGGCCGTGGACGACCTGGCGCGGCGGGCGCGGCTCACGCCGGGCACGTTCCACCGCCGGTTCCGCCGCGAGGTCGGCAGCACGCCGGTCGAGTGGCTCACCGCGCAGCGGGTCGCGCTGGCCTGCCGGCTCATCGAGCAGGGCGCGAGCGGCGTCGAGTCGGTGGCGCACCACGCCGGCCTGGGCACCGGCGCCAACCTGCGTTCGGTGTTCCGCCGTCACCTGGGCGTGACCCCCAGCGAGTACCGCAGGAGGTTCGCGGTCCGACCGGGTCCGGCTCAACCTCGGACAAACGTCCAGGGTTGA
- a CDS encoding sugar porter family MFS transporter — protein sequence MGQAVSSEQKNDRLTGSVVVVALVSAISGLLYGYDTGIISGALLQIGDDFDIGHVWEQTIAASILVGAVIGALTCSRLAERRGRHGTLLLIGIVFVVGAVAAALSPEPITLSLSRLVLGFAVGGATQTAPVYVAELAPSAYRGRLVLFFQIAIGVGIVIATIVGAAEVIDWRVSIGLAAVPAAIMFVLMLRLPESPRWLAREGHDDRAREALARVRHPEADLTRELDEIQENVRAEREASTRGWAGLKAAWVRPALVVGCGLAIFTQLSGIEMIVYYTPTILTDNGFTDSTALRVSVALGLTYLIAQLIGLAIIDRVGRRRLTLVTLPFAALSLIVLGWFFVSGNDGKSMIPWIIATLIAFMAFTAGGIQLMGWLTGSEIYPLATRAAGAAAQSASLWGTNVLITLTLLSTMKAIGTGQTFWMYAAFNIAAFVFLYVKMPELTGRSLEQIEEHLADRKFKPADFR from the coding sequence ATGGGTCAGGCCGTCTCGTCGGAACAGAAGAACGATCGGCTCACCGGGTCGGTCGTCGTCGTCGCCCTGGTCTCCGCCATCTCGGGGCTGCTCTACGGCTACGACACCGGCATCATCTCCGGGGCGTTGCTCCAGATCGGTGACGACTTCGACATCGGACACGTCTGGGAGCAGACGATCGCGGCGTCGATCCTGGTCGGCGCGGTCATCGGTGCGCTCACCTGCAGCCGGCTGGCCGAGCGCCGCGGCCGCCACGGCACGCTGCTGCTCATCGGCATCGTCTTCGTCGTCGGTGCGGTCGCGGCGGCGCTCTCCCCGGAGCCGATCACGCTGTCGCTGAGCCGTCTCGTGCTCGGCTTCGCGGTCGGCGGCGCGACGCAGACCGCGCCGGTCTACGTCGCCGAGCTCGCCCCGTCCGCCTACCGCGGGCGGCTGGTGCTGTTCTTCCAGATCGCGATCGGCGTCGGCATCGTGATCGCCACCATCGTCGGCGCGGCCGAGGTCATCGACTGGCGGGTCTCGATCGGCCTGGCCGCCGTCCCCGCGGCGATCATGTTCGTGCTGATGCTGCGGCTGCCGGAGAGCCCGCGCTGGCTCGCCCGCGAGGGCCACGACGACCGCGCCCGCGAAGCGCTGGCCCGGGTGCGTCACCCGGAGGCCGATCTGACCCGGGAGCTGGACGAGATCCAGGAGAACGTCCGGGCCGAGCGGGAGGCCAGCACCCGCGGCTGGGCCGGCCTCAAGGCCGCCTGGGTCCGTCCGGCGCTCGTCGTCGGCTGCGGTCTCGCGATCTTCACGCAGCTGTCCGGCATCGAGATGATCGTGTACTACACGCCGACGATCCTGACCGACAACGGTTTCACCGACTCGACCGCGCTGCGGGTGTCGGTCGCGCTCGGCCTGACCTACCTGATCGCGCAGCTGATCGGGCTGGCGATCATCGACCGGGTCGGGCGGCGCCGCCTGACGCTGGTCACGCTGCCGTTCGCCGCGCTCTCGCTGATCGTGCTGGGCTGGTTCTTCGTCTCCGGCAACGACGGCAAGTCGATGATCCCGTGGATCATCGCGACGCTGATCGCGTTCATGGCGTTCACCGCCGGGGGCATCCAGCTCATGGGGTGGCTGACCGGCTCGGAGATCTACCCGCTCGCGACGCGGGCGGCCGGTGCCGCGGCCCAGTCCGCCTCGCTGTGGGGCACGAACGTGCTGATCACGCTGACGCTGCTGAGCACGATGAAGGCGATCGGCACCGGCCAGACGTTCTGGATGTACGCCGCGTTCAACATCGCCGCGTTCGTGTTCCTGTACGTCAAGATGCCCGAGCTGACCGGGCGCAGCCTCGAACAGATCGAGGAGCACCTGGCCGACCGCAAGTTCAAGCCGGCCGACTTCCGCTGA
- a CDS encoding cupin domain-containing protein yields the protein MIEKISLLPEADRLTEFWSQRVLAQGNGTLFKVAKGIGSTTWHRHDDQDETFLLLEGTLTVQLRDGDVELSPGDLLVIPRGVEHCPRADDEVKFLLVGPEITSTAAGGKPAWS from the coding sequence GTGATCGAGAAAATCTCCTTGCTGCCCGAGGCCGACCGGCTGACCGAGTTCTGGTCCCAGCGGGTGCTCGCGCAGGGCAACGGCACCCTCTTCAAGGTCGCCAAAGGCATCGGTTCGACGACCTGGCACCGCCACGACGACCAGGACGAGACGTTCCTGCTCCTCGAGGGGACGCTCACCGTGCAGCTGCGCGACGGCGACGTCGAGCTCTCCCCCGGCGACCTGCTCGTGATCCCCCGGGGCGTCGAGCACTGTCCCCGGGCCGACGACGAGGTGAAGTTCCTCCTCGTCGGCCCGGAGATCACGTCGACCGCGGCCGGGGGCAAACCGGCCTGGAGCTAG
- a CDS encoding TetR/AcrR family transcriptional regulator, with translation MTKRYTRGELRRAQLLDAAVAVIAEHGLEGVTHRAIAAAAGVPLATTSYFFSSLDELVGAAVTRVADGILESADVLAEGAPVEHTIDLLVEVVTAPTVLVQFEAYLGRSRRPELVEPVRRIVEAYESAATTVLRSLGAPEPARAARHLIALLDGFALQRIAHPRPDDRDVLRDAVRLFARSYLPAQ, from the coding sequence GTGACCAAGCGGTACACCCGCGGGGAGCTGCGCCGGGCGCAGCTCCTCGACGCCGCGGTCGCGGTGATCGCCGAGCACGGGCTGGAAGGCGTCACCCATCGCGCGATCGCCGCCGCCGCCGGTGTCCCGCTCGCCACGACGTCGTACTTCTTCTCGTCGCTGGACGAGCTCGTCGGCGCCGCCGTGACCCGCGTCGCCGACGGCATCCTGGAGTCGGCCGACGTGCTGGCCGAGGGCGCGCCGGTGGAGCACACCATCGACCTGCTGGTGGAGGTGGTCACCGCGCCGACCGTGCTGGTGCAGTTCGAGGCCTACCTGGGCCGGTCGCGCCGCCCCGAGCTGGTCGAGCCGGTGCGTCGCATCGTCGAGGCCTACGAGAGCGCCGCGACGACCGTGCTGCGCTCGCTCGGCGCGCCCGAACCCGCGCGGGCCGCGCGTCATCTCATCGCCCTGCTCGACGGGTTCGCGCTCCAGCGCATCGCCCACCCGCGTCCCGACGACCGCGACGTGCTCCGGGACGCGGTGCGGCTCTTCGCCCGGTCGTACCTGCCGGCTCAGTGA
- the lexA gene encoding transcriptional repressor LexA: protein MNEDLDTSVLSERQRRILAVIQRSAQRFGYSPSTREIADAVGLASASTVSRHLRRLEELGFLRRGRATRPIDVRMFLEPVAAPREDPGTIGVPVLGDIAAGTPILAEETSDEVLALPRDLVGKGTLFGLRVRGDSMIDAAICDGDIVVVKQQPEAYNGEIVAAMIDDEATVKVFRRRGGHVILEPRNPAYADIDGDHAVILGKVVSVLRRT, encoded by the coding sequence ATGAACGAGGACCTGGACACGTCGGTGTTGAGCGAACGGCAGCGCCGGATCCTCGCCGTCATCCAGAGGTCGGCGCAGCGTTTCGGCTACTCGCCGTCGACGCGTGAGATCGCCGACGCGGTCGGGCTCGCGTCGGCCTCCACGGTGAGCAGGCACCTGCGTCGTCTGGAGGAGCTGGGTTTCTTACGGCGGGGGCGGGCCACCCGCCCGATCGACGTGCGGATGTTCCTGGAGCCGGTCGCCGCGCCGCGGGAGGACCCGGGCACGATCGGCGTCCCGGTGCTCGGCGACATCGCCGCCGGTACGCCGATCCTGGCCGAGGAGACCTCGGACGAGGTGCTTGCGCTCCCCCGGGACCTGGTCGGCAAGGGCACGCTGTTCGGCCTGCGGGTGCGCGGCGACTCGATGATCGACGCCGCGATCTGCGACGGGGACATCGTCGTCGTCAAGCAGCAACCGGAGGCGTACAACGGCGAGATCGTGGCCGCGATGATCGACGACGAGGCCACCGTGAAGGTGTTCCGCCGGCGCGGCGGCCACGTGATCCTCGAACCGCGCAACCCGGCCTACGCCGACATCGACGGCGACCACGCCGTCATCCTGGGCAAGGTCGTCTCGGTCCTGCGCCGTACCTAG
- a CDS encoding acyl dehydratase: MRAEGPYFDELSVGQEFAGAPAYTLTSGRAAAHQAILGDRLRLPLDSGLADAVAGRGALAHPAFVWDVAIGQSTVVTHHVRANLFYRNLALHRLPALGDTLHTVTTVAGLRQNTRREGRPPTGLAALRIVTVDQEGRSVLDFYRCAMLLLRSDADTGHRDDLDALEVAPAADAGRGGVAGWDLDAWRERVPAGPDREVGSRIEVIGGDVVTSAPELARLTLNVARVHHDADAGGGRRLVYGGHTIGLALSQVGRALPELVTVVGWDSCDHVGPVHEGDTLHSVVTVEGIVPAWAGGSLVTLRSEVADSTGRPVLDWRFRALFA; the protein is encoded by the coding sequence ATGCGGGCGGAAGGCCCTTACTTCGACGAGCTGAGCGTCGGGCAGGAGTTCGCCGGCGCGCCGGCGTACACGCTGACGTCCGGGCGCGCGGCCGCCCACCAGGCGATCCTCGGGGACCGGCTGCGGCTGCCGCTCGACTCCGGGCTGGCCGACGCCGTGGCCGGGCGGGGCGCCCTGGCGCACCCGGCGTTCGTCTGGGACGTCGCGATCGGGCAGTCGACGGTGGTCACGCACCACGTGCGGGCGAACCTGTTCTACCGGAACCTGGCCCTGCACCGGCTGCCCGCGCTCGGTGACACGCTGCACACCGTGACGACGGTGGCGGGGCTGCGTCAGAACACCCGGCGGGAGGGGCGTCCGCCGACCGGGTTGGCAGCGCTGCGGATCGTGACCGTCGACCAGGAGGGCCGGTCGGTCCTCGACTTCTACCGCTGCGCGATGCTGCTGCTGCGTTCCGACGCCGACACCGGGCACCGCGACGACCTGGACGCGCTCGAGGTCGCGCCGGCCGCCGACGCGGGCCGCGGTGGGGTGGCGGGCTGGGACCTGGACGCGTGGCGGGAGCGCGTGCCGGCCGGACCGGACCGGGAGGTCGGGTCGAGGATCGAGGTGATCGGCGGGGACGTCGTCACCAGCGCACCCGAGCTGGCCCGGCTCACGCTGAACGTCGCCCGCGTGCACCACGACGCGGACGCCGGTGGCGGTCGGCGGCTGGTGTACGGCGGGCACACGATCGGGCTGGCGCTCAGCCAGGTCGGCCGGGCGCTGCCGGAGCTGGTGACCGTGGTGGGCTGGGACAGCTGCGACCACGTCGGCCCGGTGCACGAGGGCGACACCCTGCACAGCGTCGTCACCGTCGAGGGGATCGTCCCGGCGTGGGCCGGCGGTTCGCTGGTGACGCTCCGCAGCGAGGTCGCGGACTCCACCGGCCGCCCCGTGCTCGACTGGCGCTTCCGGGCCCTGTTCGCCTGA
- a CDS encoding DUF808 domain-containing protein — MAGGLVALLDDVAVLARTAAASIDDIGAAAAKAGTKAAGVVIDDAAVTPQYVRGLAAKRELPIIKRIAIGSLRNKFLIILPVVLLLSQFLPVLLTPILMVGGAYLCYEGAEKVWHKVAHRGSAHAEEDEGAKDEKTLISGAVRTDLILSAEIMVITLNEVIDQPFWSRLAILAVVALVMTVVVYGAVGLIVKMDDAGLRLAQGPGAVAALGRGMVKAMPIVLTALTIIGTAAMLWVGGHILLVGTDELGLHALYGAVHHVEEAAHDATGALGGVVGWIVNTVFSAILGLIVGALVVVVMTLVAKRRKKAH, encoded by the coding sequence GTGGCCGGTGGACTTGTTGCCCTGTTGGACGACGTGGCGGTACTGGCCCGCACGGCCGCCGCCTCCATCGATGACATCGGTGCGGCGGCGGCGAAGGCGGGAACCAAGGCGGCCGGCGTCGTCATCGACGACGCGGCGGTCACGCCCCAGTACGTGCGCGGCCTCGCGGCCAAGCGTGAGCTGCCGATCATCAAACGCATCGCGATCGGGTCGCTGCGGAACAAGTTCCTGATCATCCTGCCGGTGGTGCTGCTGCTCAGCCAGTTCCTGCCGGTCCTGCTGACGCCGATCCTCATGGTCGGCGGCGCGTACCTCTGCTACGAGGGTGCGGAGAAGGTCTGGCACAAGGTCGCCCACCGCGGCAGCGCCCACGCCGAGGAGGACGAGGGCGCCAAGGACGAGAAGACGCTGATCTCCGGCGCCGTGCGCACCGACCTGATCCTGTCGGCGGAGATCATGGTGATCACGCTGAACGAGGTCATCGACCAGCCGTTCTGGTCCCGCCTGGCGATCCTGGCCGTGGTCGCGCTGGTCATGACCGTCGTCGTCTACGGCGCGGTGGGGCTGATCGTCAAGATGGACGACGCCGGGCTACGCCTCGCGCAGGGCCCCGGTGCGGTCGCCGCGCTCGGCCGCGGCATGGTCAAGGCGATGCCGATCGTCCTGACCGCGCTGACGATCATCGGCACCGCGGCGATGCTCTGGGTCGGCGGGCACATCCTGCTGGTCGGCACCGACGAGCTCGGCCTGCACGCCCTCTACGGCGCGGTGCACCACGTCGAGGAAGCCGCCCACGACGCCACCGGCGCGCTCGGCGGGGTCGTCGGCTGGATCGTCAACACCGTGTTCAGCGCGATCCTCGGGCTGATCGTCGGCGCGCTGGTCGTCGTCGTCATGACGCTCGTCGCGAAGCGGAGGAAGAAGGCTCACTGA
- a CDS encoding DNA alkylation repair protein yields MTVTEVLAELRALEDPKVRAVNEKHGDDHGVNLGRLRAVAKRLTTRHDLARELWATGDSAARLLALLICRPKAFDHDELDAMLRASRTPKVQDWLVNYVVKKSPHADALRERWWHDPDPLVASAGWALVTERVAKKPEGLDLAALLDELEAGMKDAPDRLQWAMNHCLAQIGIEHAGHRARAIDIGERLEVLKDYPTAPGCTSPFAPIWITEMVGRRDVPV; encoded by the coding sequence ATGACGGTGACCGAGGTGCTGGCGGAACTGCGCGCGCTGGAGGACCCGAAGGTCCGCGCGGTGAACGAGAAACACGGTGACGACCACGGGGTGAACCTCGGCCGCCTGCGCGCGGTCGCGAAGCGGCTCACGACCCGGCACGATCTCGCGCGCGAACTCTGGGCGACCGGTGACAGCGCGGCGCGCCTGCTGGCCCTGCTGATCTGCCGCCCGAAGGCGTTCGACCACGACGAGCTGGACGCGATGCTCCGCGCGTCGCGCACCCCCAAGGTGCAGGACTGGCTCGTCAACTACGTCGTGAAGAAAAGCCCTCATGCCGACGCCCTGCGCGAGCGGTGGTGGCACGACCCCGATCCGCTCGTCGCGAGCGCGGGCTGGGCGTTGGTCACCGAACGGGTCGCGAAGAAGCCGGAAGGCCTCGACCTCGCCGCGCTCCTCGACGAGCTCGAGGCCGGGATGAAGGACGCGCCGGACCGCCTGCAGTGGGCGATGAACCACTGCCTGGCCCAGATCGGGATCGAGCACGCCGGGCACCGGGCCCGGGCGATCGACATCGGCGAACGCCTGGAGGTGCTCAAGGACTACCCGACGGCGCCCGGCTGCACGTCCCCGTTCGCGCCGATCTGGATCACCGAGATGGTCGGCCGCCGCGACGTACCGGTCTAA